A segment of the Pseudomonas versuta genome:
CGCGACTATAGCAGCAATGATTAAGTGCTTCAATTCCATAAAAAATTGTTATCATCCGCGGCATGATGACCACTACCCCCCCGACCCCCAGCGTTCAGCTGCTTGAGGTCTCGCCGGAATATGCCGGCCAACGCATCGACAACTTTTTACTTGCACGGCTCAAGGGTGTTCCCAAGACCTTGATTTACCGCATTTTGCGCAAAGGCGAAGTGCGTGTGAACAAGGGGCGGATCAAGCCCGAGTACAAGCTGCAGGCGGGCGATATCGTGCGCGTGCCGCCGGTTCGCGTGCCGGAGCGTGACGAGCCGGTACCTGTGGCGCAGGGTTTGTTGCAGCGACTCGAAGCTGCCATTGTCTATGAAGACAAGGCGCTGATTGTGCTGAACAAGCCGGCCGGTATCGCTGTTCATGGCGGTAGCGGTCTGAATTTCGGCGTGATTGAAGCCTTCCGTCAGATGCGTCCCGATGCCAAGGAGCTGGAGCTGGTGCATCGCCTGGACCGTGATACTTCCGGTCTGTTGATGATCGCCAAGAAGCGCAGCATGTTGCGTCACTTGCATGCCGCTTTGCGCGGTGATGGTGTCGACAAGCGCTACATGGCGCTGGTGCGCGGTAACTGGGCTGCCTCGATCAAGCAGGTGCGCGCGCCGCTGATGAAGAGCAATCTGCGTTCCGGGGAGCGCATGGTTGAGGTCAACGAAGAAGGCAAGGAGTCGGTCACCGTGTTCAAGGTGCTGCGTCGCTTCGGCGATTTCGCAACCATGATCGAGGCCAAGCCGATTACCGGGCGTACACACCAGATTCGTGTGCACACATTGCATGCAGGTCACTGTATTGCCGGTGACACCAAGTATGGCGATGAAGGCTTCTCTAAAGAAATTCGCGACCTGGGTGGCAAGCGCCTGTTCTTGCATGCCTACATGTTGACGGTGCCTCTGCCGGAGGGTGGCGAGTTGAAACTGCAGGCCCCTGTTGATGAAATGTGGGCCAAAACCGTGGAGCGCCTGCTGAGTGCCGAATGAGTACAAGCTGCTGATTTTTGACTGGGACGGGACGCTGGCCGACTCGGTTGGTCGAATTGTCGCTGCGATGCATGTTGCGGCGCAGCGTGCGGGCCGTCCTGAGCGTGATGAAGAGGCAGTTAAGGGGATTATTGGCCTGGGCTTGCCTGAGGCCATCCTGACGCTTTATCCAGACATGACAGAAGCCCAGGTAATTGCCTTTCGCCAGCATTATGCTGATGTCTATATGGCCATGGATACCGAGCCGTCACCGCTGTTTGCGGGGGTTGCCGAGTCGCTCGAGGCCTTTCGTGCCGAGGGTTACCGGCTGGCAGTTGCTACGGGCAAGGCCCGTCGGGGGCTTGATCGGGTGCTTAAAGCCCATGGCTGGGAAGATTTTTTCGATATCACCCGCGCGGCAGATGAGACGGCCAGCAAGCCTGACCCATTGATGCTGAATCAAATACTGGCCCATTGTGCGGTGCAGCCCGGTCAGGCCTTGATGGTGGGAGATGCTTCTTTTGATTTGCTGATGGCGCGCAACGCAGGTATTGACTCTGTAGCGGTGAGCTATGGTGCTCAGTCGGTCGCGCGTTTGCTTGAGTTCGAGCCCCGGTTGGCGATTGATAGTTTTCCAGAATTGCGCGCCTGGCTGAATCGTCGGGTTAATTAAGGTTTTTGCTGGGGTAGAGCATGGTTGATCAATGGAAGGCACCTGCAGAGTCTGAACCGGTTGGCGGTGATGACAAGAGCTGGAAATTGCTGGAAAAAACCTTGTTGGCGGGTATCCAGGAGCAGCGCCGGGCGCGTCGCTGGGGCATTTTGTTCAAGGCCCTTACTTTCTGTTACCTGATCATGGTGTTGTTTCTGTTTTCTCCGTTGATGGATATGGAGCGCAGTGCCACCAGTAGCGCGTATACCGCCTTGATCGACGTGCGCGGAGTGATCGCGGATAAAGAGGCTGCGAGTGCCGACAATCTGGTCACCAGCCTGCAAGCTGCGTTCGATGACCCCAAGGTCAAGGGTGTAGTGCTGCGCATCAACAGCCCGGGGGGCAGTCCGGTGCAGTCAGGTTATGTCTACGATGAGATTCGCCGTCTGCGCGGCCTGCACCCTGATATCAAGGTGTATGCGGTGATTTCAGATCTGGGTGCCTCGGGTGCTTATTACATTGCCAGTGCGGCCGATGAAATTTACGCCGACAAAGCCAGTCTGGTTGGCTCGATCGGGGTAACGGCTGCTGGTTTTGGTTTTGTCGGGGCAATGGACAAGCTGGGTATTCAGCGTCGTGCCTACACTTCTGGCGAGCACAAAGCCTTTCTTGATCCGTTCGAGCCTGAAAAGCCGGACGAGACCAAGTTCTGGCAGGGCGTGTTGAATGTCACCCATGAGCAGTTTATTGCCAGCGTCAAGCAAGGCCGTGGCGATCGTCTCAAGGACAAGGATCATCCTGAGCTGTTCTCGGGGCTGGTCTGGACTGGTCAGCAGGCTTTGCCGCTGGGTTTGATCGATGGACTGGGCAATGCCAGTTCGGTTGCGCGTGATGTGATCGGTGAAAAAGAGCTGGTTGATTTCACGGTGCAAGAATCGGCTTTCGATCGTTTCTCTAAAAAGCTGGGTGCCAGTGTCGCTGAGCAATTGGCGATGTGGATGGGGTTTCAGGGTCCAACGCTGCGCTGATCGGTAGTTATTTAAAAAAACCGGCCTCAGATGGCCGGTTTTTTTTGTTTTAGGGAATGGCCACGCCTTCGGCGAGCAGCATGTCGACCAGGCGAATAAGCGGCAGGCCGACCAGGCTGGTGGCGTCGTCGCCTTCGGTGCGCTGGAAGAGGCTGACTCCCAGGCCTTCTGCTTTAAAGCTGCCAGCGCAATCGTAGGGCTCCTCGGCGAGCAGGTAGCGCTCGACTTGTTTCGGGGTGAGGGTGCGCATGTGTACGGTGAAGGGTACGCAGTCTGTCTGATAGTGGCCTGTCTGGCTGTTGAGCAGGGTCAGGCCGGTGAGAAAGGTTACGCTGGCGCCGCTGGCGTCAAGAAGTTGCTGGCGCGCCTTGTCAAAAGTGTGAGGTTTGCCGATGATCTGTCCGTTGAGCGCTGCCACCTGGTCGGAGCCGATGATCAGGTGTTCGGGATGGAGGGTGGCAAGTGCCCGGGCTTTTTGCAGGGACAGGCGTTTAACCAGTTCGACGGCTGATTCCCCGGGGCGGTGGCTTTCGTCAATGTCGGGTGAGCTGCAACTGAAAGGCAGGCGCAGGCGAGCCAGTAGATCGCGGCGATAAACCGAGCTTGAAGCGAGTAATAAAGGCAGCA
Coding sequences within it:
- the sppA gene encoding signal peptide peptidase SppA is translated as MVDQWKAPAESEPVGGDDKSWKLLEKTLLAGIQEQRRARRWGILFKALTFCYLIMVLFLFSPLMDMERSATSSAYTALIDVRGVIADKEAASADNLVTSLQAAFDDPKVKGVVLRINSPGGSPVQSGYVYDEIRRLRGLHPDIKVYAVISDLGASGAYYIASAADEIYADKASLVGSIGVTAAGFGFVGAMDKLGIQRRAYTSGEHKAFLDPFEPEKPDETKFWQGVLNVTHEQFIASVKQGRGDRLKDKDHPELFSGLVWTGQQALPLGLIDGLGNASSVARDVIGEKELVDFTVQESAFDRFSKKLGASVAEQLAMWMGFQGPTLR
- the rluC gene encoding 23S rRNA pseudouridine(955/2504/2580) synthase RluC; the protein is MMTTTPPTPSVQLLEVSPEYAGQRIDNFLLARLKGVPKTLIYRILRKGEVRVNKGRIKPEYKLQAGDIVRVPPVRVPERDEPVPVAQGLLQRLEAAIVYEDKALIVLNKPAGIAVHGGSGLNFGVIEAFRQMRPDAKELELVHRLDRDTSGLLMIAKKRSMLRHLHAALRGDGVDKRYMALVRGNWAASIKQVRAPLMKSNLRSGERMVEVNEEGKESVTVFKVLRRFGDFATMIEAKPITGRTHQIRVHTLHAGHCIAGDTKYGDEGFSKEIRDLGGKRLFLHAYMLTVPLPEGGELKLQAPVDEMWAKTVERLLSAE
- a CDS encoding HAD-IA family hydrolase, with the translated sequence MPNEYKLLIFDWDGTLADSVGRIVAAMHVAAQRAGRPERDEEAVKGIIGLGLPEAILTLYPDMTEAQVIAFRQHYADVYMAMDTEPSPLFAGVAESLEAFRAEGYRLAVATGKARRGLDRVLKAHGWEDFFDITRAADETASKPDPLMLNQILAHCAVQPGQALMVGDASFDLLMARNAGIDSVAVSYGAQSVARLLEFEPRLAIDSFPELRAWLNRRVN
- a CDS encoding Maf family protein, translated to MLPLLLASSSVYRRDLLARLRLPFSCSSPDIDESHRPGESAVELVKRLSLQKARALATLHPEHLIIGSDQVAALNGQIIGKPHTFDKARQQLLDASGASVTFLTGLTLLNSQTGHYQTDCVPFTVHMRTLTPKQVERYLLAEEPYDCAGSFKAEGLGVSLFQRTEGDDATSLVGLPLIRLVDMLLAEGVAIP